One genomic window of Coregonus clupeaformis isolate EN_2021a chromosome 12, ASM2061545v1, whole genome shotgun sequence includes the following:
- the eif4enif1 gene encoding eukaryotic translation initiation factor 4E transporter has translation MEKDACVEVQENGDTEVVKESTGPSPYRYTKEELLEIKYFPISNERPDCLLEKFDSDGVWDPEKWHASLYPTSECSSPVDGYKKDFVDDRIPLKRRIADPRERLKEDDLDVVLSPQRRSFGGGCVGNALPAPTRRPVSPLENKENESLRLGGARRIGSGRIMAARGFEREREMGREREPRVEKERERERDFKDKRFRRDFGDKRVFSERRRNDAYVEEEPEWFSGGPTSQSETIELIGFDDKILEEDKRRPKRSRKRTDSVREAVECNGGLAEEHEQVVRDSHSTADQEVPHPEVLPEHTSGDFDFNEFFNLEKTMPGLASMIEDVLGEGPVSASRFSQWFSSNLSPSGSRSSSLRSTPHEELERLAGLDPRCTSPSQGGPVPYFTPIQSVERRDKVDILELLHKAKIDLKPLLSSLNVNKQRLQQSTHSGIVLSLEEVEGGLKGLKVGSELHQQQHHQTPRKAQQNQQQGGIVGGGSTSSGTPFMAEHLEQALTGGVGPSAGPSCSRARDPDMSAFNKLVSSMKASGTLPSHPKDNQVNSNLNQPANPAVVPLPEATVPAPQHKNIFQELLGAQGPPRRGSPTLLHSLLGSPNAHPPPGPGPQHSLLQHRGPSPPLFPQRAPSPDYFHGRMQPPAGYPVGPQPMMGEQFPEMHRSFSPGPGHGPTLQQQQQMRVLSMAEDQPDLEALIIQQDLALHPHHAFQTSYNKMPQNKAYQHHRQPRMNRSPGPGPHPAGRNSPGNTVTSMLSPSFVPTSVIRKMYETKEKSRDEPGGRPDSKEGHSQGHSQEDSSSPSSFLDGMDGSGSQSGGVKACSTPLSSHSQARQHANDHQERPRPGSAGHHTPTLVSPRSASPFPRPIYPVPLLSHGHVPMVRPPPPQLHPSVLQRMLPQQLGPALMQAGIFPQHVDLSQLQGLPPAVLGQPLYPLGATGHPLFLPRASNHMQLALMQQQLQQQQQRPMHPTVPGHQSQNHAPHRTNHSQRRGGSPPGVEGAGLAKWFGSDVLQQPLPSMPAKVISVDELEFGP, from the exons ATGGAAAAGGATGCTTGTGTAGAGGTGCAGGAGAATGGCGACACAGAGGTGGTCAAGGAATCAACAGGACCATCCCCTTACAGATACACAAAG GAGGAGCTTTTGGAGATAAAATATTTCCCAATCTCTAATGAAAGGCCAGACTGTCTTTTGGAAAAATTTGACAG tgATGGTGTGTGGGACCCTGAGAAGTGGCATGCCTCGCTGTACCCCACCTCAGAGTGCAGCTCTCCTGTGGATGGATATAAGAAGGACTTTGTGGACGATAGGATCCCTCTGAAACGTAGAATTGCAG ATCCCCGCGAGCGACTAAAGGAGGATGACCTGGATGTGGTGCTCAGCCCCCAGCGTCGTAGCTTCGGAGGGGGGTGTGTGGGCAACGCTTTGCCTGCACCCACCCGCCGCCCTGTCAGCCCCCTGGAGAATAAGGAGAATGAGAGTCTCCGACTGGGTGGGGCGCGGCGCATCGGCAGTGGGCGCATCATGGCGGCGCGAGGCtttgagagggaaagggagatggggagggagagggaaccCCGCGTGGAGAAGGAGCGAGAACGGGAGCGGGACTTTAAGGATAAGAGGTTCAGG CGAGACTTTGGGGACAAGCGTGTGTTCAGTGAGAGGAGAAGGAATGACGCGTATGTGGAGGAGGAGCCTGAGTGGTTCTCAGGGGGCCCGACCAGCCAATCGGAGACCATAGAGCTCATTGGCTTTGATGACAAGATCCTGGAGGAGGACAAGCGCAGACCCAAACGCTCCAGGAAGAGGACAGACTCTGTGAGAGAAG CAGTGGAATGTAACGGTGGGCTAGCAGAGGAGCACGAGCAGGTGGTGAGGGATTCTCACTCTACAGCAGACCAGGAGGTCCCACACCCAGAGGTCCTACCAGAGCATACATCAGGAGACTTTGACTTCAATGAGTTCTTCAACCTGGAGAAGACCATGCCAGGACTGGCCTCT ATGATAGAGGATGTTCTGGGGGAGGGCCCTGTGTCGGCTAGCCGTTTCAGCCAGTGGTTCTCCAGTAACCTGAGTCCTTCAGGCAGCCGCTCCTCCAGCCTGCGCTCCACCCCCCACGAGGAGCTGGAGAGATTGGCCG GGCTGGACCCCCGCTGCACATCCCCTAGCCAGGGGGGCCCTGTCCCCTACTTCACACCCATCCAGTCAGTGGAGCGCAGGGACAAGGTGGACATCCTGGAGCTGTTACACAAGGCCAAGATAGACTTgaaacccctcctctccagcctcAACGTCAACAAGCAACGGCTACAGCAGAGCA CTCACTCGGGCATAGTTCTCTCTctggaggaggtagagggggggCTGAAGGGGCTGAAAGTGGGCTCTGAGCTGCACCAACAGCAGCACCACCAGACGCCTCGAAAGGCCCAACAAAATCAGCAGCAGGGAGGCATCGTCGGCGGAGGCAGCACCAGCAGTGGCACGCCCTTCATGGCTGAGCACCTGGAGCAGGCTCTAACAGGCGGTGTAGGCCCCAGTGCAGGGCCCTCTTGTTCACGGGCCAGAGACCCTGACATGTCAGCCTTCAACAAGTTGGTTAGCAGCATGAAGGCAAGTGGAACTCTGCCCAGCCATCCCAAAGACAACCAAGTGAACAGCAAT CTCAATCAGCCTGCAAACCCTGCTGTAGTGCCCCTGCCTGAAGCCACAGTGCCTGCCCCACAGCACAAGAACATATTCCAG GAGCTTCTGGGTGCACAGGGACCTCCCCGTAGAGGCTCCCCTACTCTCCTCCATAGCCTGCTAGGCAGCCCCAACGCCCATCCACCCCCTGGCCCTGGTCCTCAACACAGCCTGCTACAGCACAGGGGGCCCTCACCTCCACTCTTCCCACAGAGGGCTCCCTCACCTGACTACTTCCATGGACGCATGCAACCTCCTGCCG GGTACCCTGTTGGTCCACAGCCCATGATGGGGGAGCAGTTCCCAGAGATGCATAGATCCTTCAGCCCTGGTCCTGGACATGGACCCACCCTACAACAGCAACAACAG ATGAGGGTACTGTCTATGGCTGAAGACCAGCCTGACCTGGAGGCTCTGATCATCCAGCAGGACCTTGCTCTCCATCCCCACCACGCCTTCCAGACAAGTTACAACAAAATGCCTCAGAACAAGGCCTACCAACACCACAG ACAACCCAGGATGAACCGATCCCCTGGTCCAGGCCCTCATCCTGCAGGCAGAAACTCCCCTGGCAACACTGTCACCAGCATG CTGTCGCCATCTTTCGTGCCCACATCTGTGATCCGTAAGATGTACGAGACAAAAGAGAAGAGTCGAGATGAGCCAGGTGGTCGTCCAGACAGCAAGGAGGGTCACTCCCAAGGACACTCTCAAGAGG ACAGTAGCTCTCCCAGCTCcttcctggatgggatggatggtAGTGGTTCTCAGTCTGGAGGGGTGAAGGCCTGCTCCACCCCCCTGTCCTCCCACTCCCAGGCTCGCCAGCACGCCAATGACCACCAGGAGCGTCCTAGGCCAGGCTCCGCCGGGCACCACACCCCCACCCTGGTGTCCCCCAGGTCTGCCTCTCCCTTCCCCCGCCCAATCTACCCGGTACCGCTGCTATCCCATGGCCATGTGCCCATGGTGCGCCCCCCTCCGCCCCAGCTCCACCCCAGCGTGCTGCAGAGGATGCTGCCACAGCAGCTTGGCCCTGCACTGATGCAGGCAG GCATATTTCCACAGCATGTTGACCTCTCACAGCTTCAGGGGTTGCCCCCTGCCGTACTCGGacaacccctctaccccctagGAGCGACAGGACACCCTCTCTTTCTTCCCAGAGCCAGCAATCACATGCAGCTAGCACTCATGCAGCAGCAactccagcagcaacaacagaGACCAA tGCATCCAACAGTCCCAGGCCACCAGTCACAGAACCACGCCCCTCATCGGACTAACCACTCCCAGCGACGTGGGGGTAGCCCTCCTGGTGTGGAGGGAGCTGGCCTCGCCAAGTGGTTTGGCTCAGACGTGCTGCAGCAGCCCCTTCCTTCCATGCCTGCTAAAGTCATAAGCGTAGATGAACTGGAGTTTGGGCCCTGA